One region of Bacteroidota bacterium genomic DNA includes:
- a CDS encoding DUF433 domain-containing protein — MEKYNYITADPLILGGKPIIRGTRISVELILEWISNGSSIKDINKSYPHLSEASIKEAVQYATEFLRNEIFVEIKHDA; from the coding sequence ATGGAAAAATATAATTACATTACAGCAGACCCTTTGATTCTTGGAGGTAAACCAATTATAAGAGGAACGCGCATAAGTGTTGAGCTTATTCTTGAATGGATTTCAAACGGTTCTTCGATAAAAGATATTAATAAATCCTATCCCCATCTTTCAGAAGCCTCAATTAAGGAAGCTGTGCAGTATGCAACAGAATTTTTAAGAAATGAAATTTTTGTTGAAATAAAGCATGATGCTTGA
- a CDS encoding DUF5615 family PIN-like protein — MQLRDCKFLIDENLPSDFTLYLRNQKLDVKDIKEENLFGINDVEVLKLSRDENRILVTQDKDFGKIVYTSQYSFTGIIYLKPGHISGKIHTDTFEHLLNSDLIFKSSFIVVAENNNGDIKIRLRNELKF, encoded by the coding sequence ATGCAATTAAGAGATTGTAAATTTCTTATTGACGAAAATCTTCCGTCTGATTTCACACTCTACCTCCGAAATCAGAAGTTAGATGTAAAAGATATTAAAGAGGAAAATTTATTTGGTATTAATGATGTGGAAGTATTAAAACTTTCCAGAGATGAAAATCGAATTCTTGTAACTCAGGATAAAGATTTCGGTAAAATTGTTTACACAAGTCAGTATAGCTTTACAGGTATAATCTATCTTAAACCGGGACATATATCTGGAAAAATACACACAGATACTTTTGAGCATCTTTTAAATTCAGATTTAATTTTTAAATCATCTTTTATAGTTGTTGCAGAAAACAATAACGGTGATATAAAAATTCGATTAAGAAACGAATTAAAATTTTAA
- a CDS encoding class I SAM-dependent methyltransferase has product MIISDTSALVLNWTSPDIWKSQNAIDYFNRLDLSSADALLQLFDVKEHYMHFQAVSNRKFFVRKCAVNFLEQNKDGQVVILAAGIAPMSVELASLYPSSTVYDIDKYLMKDKEKYLNGICPNIKFIECDITNIELLHQNLFENEWNNARPTILIMEGIIYYLKQEDFINILKFFAPSNSSFACDFGITPELIDEDNRIFGTEVFRKIKDSVGLDFVNFYDPDYFLKLLAAAGFKLPVRYTMKDIQIERTGSAEPFTSDNPEWITCVLKS; this is encoded by the coding sequence ATGATAATTTCAGATACTTCTGCGCTTGTACTAAACTGGACCTCCCCTGACATCTGGAAATCACAAAATGCCATAGATTATTTTAACCGCCTTGACCTCAGCTCTGCCGATGCATTGCTTCAGCTCTTTGATGTAAAAGAGCATTACATGCACTTTCAGGCAGTAAGTAACAGGAAGTTTTTCGTCAGAAAATGCGCTGTTAATTTTCTTGAACAAAATAAAGACGGACAAGTAGTCATTCTTGCCGCGGGAATCGCTCCCATGTCTGTTGAACTCGCTTCCCTTTATCCCTCAAGCACTGTATATGATATTGATAAATACTTAATGAAGGATAAAGAAAAATATCTCAACGGAATATGTCCTAATATAAAATTCATTGAATGTGATATAACAAATATAGAGTTGCTTCATCAGAATTTATTCGAGAACGAATGGAACAATGCCAGGCCGACAATTTTAATTATGGAAGGAATAATTTATTATCTTAAACAGGAAGACTTTATAAATATTCTTAAATTCTTTGCCCCAAGCAATTCATCTTTTGCTTGTGATTTCGGAATTACACCCGAATTGATTGACGAAGACAACAGAATTTTCGGAACAGAAGTCTTCAGAAAAATAAAAGATTCTGTAGGACTGGACTTTGTAAACTTTTATGACCCGGATTATTTTTTAAAACTGTTAGCTGCTGCAGGGTTCAAATTACCTGTGAGATACACAATGAAAGATATACAGATTGAACGCACAGGAAGTGCAGAGCCGTTCACCTCTGATAATCCTGAATGGATAACGTGTGTATTAAAGAGTTAA
- a CDS encoding CADD family putative folate metabolism protein — MLNTENFTKELNSVIAKSSLLEHPFYQKWNEGKLTIEELREYAKQYYHFVKHFPRFVSAVHSNCDDIEIRKTLVENLADEEGFKTGIENHPALWINFAEGLGLSADEVRNAEPIAEVNELVKGMYELTKSEDYIKGLSALYAYEMQVPEISKTKIAGLKNFYGVDSEKAIEFFTVHEEADVYHSKDELDIILKKTDNSAKQFHAIHAADTSSKLMWKFLDGVYHNYCVN, encoded by the coding sequence ATGCTAAACACAGAAAACTTCACTAAAGAACTCAATTCAGTAATCGCAAAAAGCAGTCTGCTTGAACATCCTTTTTATCAGAAATGGAATGAAGGCAAGCTTACTATAGAAGAATTGAGAGAATATGCAAAACAGTACTATCATTTCGTAAAGCATTTTCCAAGATTTGTCAGCGCAGTGCATTCAAATTGCGATGACATCGAAATAAGAAAAACTTTAGTTGAGAATTTAGCAGATGAAGAAGGATTCAAAACAGGAATCGAAAACCATCCTGCATTATGGATTAACTTTGCAGAAGGTTTAGGTCTATCAGCAGATGAAGTAAGAAATGCAGAGCCTATTGCTGAAGTAAATGAGCTTGTAAAAGGAATGTATGAATTAACAAAATCAGAAGATTACATTAAAGGACTTTCAGCATTATATGCTTATGAAATGCAGGTCCCTGAAATTTCAAAAACAAAAATTGCAGGTCTGAAAAATTTCTACGGAGTAGATTCAGAGAAGGCAATCGAATTCTTTACAGTTCACGAAGAAGCAGATGTGTATCACTCAAAAGATGAATTAGATATTATCTTAAAAAAGACAGATAACTCTGCAAAACAATTTCATGCAATTCATGCAGCAGATACTTCATCTAAATTAATGTGGAAATTCTTAGACGGAGTTTATCACAATTACTGTGTTAATTAA
- a CDS encoding CoA-binding protein: MTTEDVLNNYKKIAVLGFSQNPVRPSNHITIYLQKVGYTVYGVNPGLAGREVDGIKCYGSLSEIKDEVDIVNVFRNARYLPEIIDEVLSLPYKPKVIWTQLEVVNADAKARAIAAGIDYVEDKCIYVEHKLNPNVKK; encoded by the coding sequence ATGACTACTGAAGACGTATTGAATAATTATAAAAAAATTGCCGTGCTTGGCTTTTCGCAAAATCCTGTAAGACCAAGCAATCATATTACAATTTATCTTCAGAAGGTTGGATACACTGTTTACGGTGTGAATCCCGGACTTGCCGGAAGGGAAGTTGACGGCATAAAATGTTACGGCTCACTTTCCGAAATAAAAGATGAAGTTGATATTGTGAATGTATTCCGGAATGCAAGATACCTTCCGGAAATTATTGACGAAGTTTTATCATTGCCATATAAACCAAAAGTTATATGGACGCAGCTTGAAGTTGTGAACGCTGATGCTAAAGCAAGAGCTATTGCAGCAGGAATAGACTATGTGGAAGATAAATGCATCTATGTAGAACATAAATTAAACCCTAACGTTAAAAAGTGA